AAGATATACTCCGAGATCCTCGGAATGAATCCCAAATTCCAAAAAGCGTATCTGAATTTAGGAGCCTTATATTCCAGAAGTGGAGACTCCGAAAAGGCGATCAAGACCTACCAAAAAGCCTTGGATCTGGGAAAAACACCCGAACTATATTATAATCTTGGCGTGGAGCTTTATCGACTCGGAAGCTTGGATGCTGCGGTAAAAGCTTTAAAGAGCTCTCTCGAATTAAACAAACGATATCTGAATTCCCATCTTCTCCTCGCGTATTGCTATAAGCAATTAGAGAGACCCGAGAAATCCGAACTCTACTTAAAAAATGCGATCAAGATAGATCCGAAAAATAAGACTGCCTTTGCGGCACTTGCTACCATCTACTTCGATACCGAAAAATGGCAAGAGGCCTTAGAAGCAGCAAATACCGCTCTTCAAATTAATCCAAGCGACGCGAGAATGGAGATCCTTCTCACGGATATTCATGTTAAACTCGGAAACTATAAACAATCGTTCGAGACCCTGAAAAAGGTCACAACAAGCGCTCCAGGATTTGTGCAATTCAGCGACTCTATAAAAGCGGCAAAACAAAATCCTAAGAAAGAAGATAAACTCTTCTTCGATAATTTAGAAGTTCTAACTCGCAAGAAACTGGATGAATTTAAGGACAAGCTGACCATGTCCAAGGAAAGTCCCGAGGATTTTGAAGCTCCTCAGGCACAGGACGCGCTTGATCTTTCGCTCATGTATTTGTTTCATGGAGATACGGAACGCGCCTTAAAGTATCTGCTCTATGCTCAAAAAAATCTGCAAGAAAACCCAGCTTCCGAAGCTTCTTAAGAACGCTGCAAATTTCCTTTTATTTCTAGGGCTCCTCTCTTATTGCCAATATCCAATCCGAGACCACGAGCGGATCGAAAGCGATCCTTACTTTGTGTATCTTCCCGCTACTGATTATACTCAGGAAAAAGTCGAATCCGTCCAAAGCCCATGGGTTGCCAAGTCTCATAGGGGAAAAGCCATTCTCGCTCCGGACAAGAATAATCTCGGCATTCTATTCGTTCGTAATTCTCTTTTAGATGACGCAGAGATAGAGTTCCAGTCTGCGCAGAAACTTCTCCCAAATAATCCTGTTCCTTCTCTAAATTTATTACGTTTATATTATATACTAGATGATATCTCCGATGCGAAGAAGTTCATGGAGGCGTTTCTAAAGCAAAACCCTCCTCTTGAAAGAAAGAAATTCGAGAACTTTCTGATCGAAGCGAGCAGAGATGAAGAATTGGTTATTTTCCGGGATGCACTCTCCACAATTCCAGGCCAAGAACTGTATGCTTGGGAAGGGCTCGCAGATTATTTCTTCACTAAGCAAGAATGGACAAAGAGTTATTTTTATTTGGAGAAGATCCTACAACAAAGTCCTTATCATAAGAACGCACGCGGGCTCACGATGAAGATGGCCAATATTTTGGAGAAGTGGGACGACGTTATCGTATTCGGACTGAGCCTTACTGGAACTGGAGAAAGAGTTCCCGAACTGGAATACTATATGGCTCATGCTTATTATGAAAAGAGACGCTATTCAGAAGCTCTAGAATGGATCCAAAAGGCACCAGAATCAGAAAAGGAATCGATTGTATTTTTAGAACTTTGGAAAGCCTGTTTGCTCTCAAGGAACCCAAAGGCGGATGTTTCGATCCTTCTTCCGTATTTTAGAAAATTGAAAAGTAAAGGAGTTCAATTTTCAGAAGAGGATTTCTTTCCTACCTTAACTCCGGAAGGAAAAGAGGCAATGGATAGAAATATCTTCGGCCGTTAATAATCCGTATTCGCCAATTCCCAGGTCTTGATCGCTCTTAAGAAAGAAAGTGGGGAATGAGTGCGAAGCATGGGAACTCCTTTCATCCAAAGATATGTTTCTGCGATCACAGTCGGGATCTCTCTTTCTTCAACTGGTACACCTCCCAGTCCATTCCCTAAAAAAGATTTCTTAGTCACGGAGACCATCAGTCTCGGAAACTCTTCCAACAATTTATCGATTTGAGAAAGTACCGAAAAGCTTACCTTAAAATCAGGGCTTAAGAAAAACCCCATACCCGGATCCAGAATGATTTTCTCCTCGGATAAACCCAGGGCTTGCAATGCTTCCTTTCTTTCCCGAAAGAAATCCAACACTCTGAATAATACAGTCTTAGGAGTCAGGTCGGAAGATCGATCCGCCTTATTTCCATGGTCTTGAGAAAACATTGCGATATACTTTGTAGGAAGATGAGAAAATTCCCGGACAAGCTCCAAGCTCTCCTGGTCCACAAAGCCTCTGATATTGTTGATGTAATCCACACCGAGTTCTAAGGCCTTTCGAATCACATAAGGACGAAATGTATCTATAGAGATCAAGACCTTCTCCTTTTTCAATTCATGAATGAGATCTTTCATTCTTTCCCATTCCAATTCTTGGGGGATCAAGGCGGCTTGCACATTCGAAGATTGAGCGCCTATATCAATTACGTCGGCACCTTCTTCCAATAGAGATTTTGCCTTGGCTAAGGCCTGGCCTTCTTGTAAGTATCTTCCTCCATCCGAAAAGGAATCCGAAGTAATATTCAAAACACCGAATAGGATCGGTTTTGCGGGCAAAATCTTGGACGGATTTCCATTCTGAACAAGGGAATTGTGCTTAGTTTCCATCTTGATACTTAGAGTCCTTCTTCCGATACTAAAACCAAATGCTGGAAAATCCAGGGATTTTCTCCGAGTAAAGGATCGCCGATGTTTTTTTCCAATCTTCAGAATCCGGGCAACGCGAGACCGCGCAATTTTCTATATTCTGTCCTAGCCGGAATTCTACTAATCTCCTTTCTTCCCTCGGAAAGAGAAGCGCAACCTATTCCGAGCCTATTGGAAAGAAATTTCGGCTCCCCGCTCAATACGCAAAATGACGAATACAATCCTATCATCAGCCCGGACGGAAGATACATGGTCTTTCAATCCAATCGTCCTGGAGGAGAAGGTGAATCGGATCTGTGGCTTTCGGAAAATGCAAATTATAAAAAGAGAGATGGAGAAGCAGATTGGAGAAAGCCGGTCAACCTGAACCAAGATATCTGGGAAAGAAATAAGAAGGACCTTCCTTCCGGAGAAAAGAAATCCAGGCTATTCAATACTGATAAATTCGAGGGAGGGCTCTCTATTCGATTCGATGAGTCCGGAAATCCTTTGGAGATCTTTCTTACTTCCGTACGAAATGTAAAAGCGGATAGAGAAGGATTGGATGCATTAGATATTTATTATACAAAGAGAGATGACTCTACCAAACGATGGAGCGATCTGATCGGGATCTCCGAGATCAATTCCA
Above is a window of Leptospira semungkisensis DNA encoding:
- a CDS encoding tetratricopeptide repeat protein — encoded protein: MAEADIKRKFNEALKFEKEGKISQAAKIYSEILGMNPKFQKAYLNLGALYSRSGDSEKAIKTYQKALDLGKTPELYYNLGVELYRLGSLDAAVKALKSSLELNKRYLNSHLLLAYCYKQLERPEKSELYLKNAIKIDPKNKTAFAALATIYFDTEKWQEALEAANTALQINPSDARMEILLTDIHVKLGNYKQSFETLKKVTTSAPGFVQFSDSIKAAKQNPKKEDKLFFDNLEVLTRKKLDEFKDKLTMSKESPEDFEAPQAQDALDLSLMYLFHGDTERALKYLLYAQKNLQENPASEAS
- a CDS encoding tetratricopeptide repeat protein codes for the protein MLKKICKKTQLPKLLKNAANFLLFLGLLSYCQYPIRDHERIESDPYFVYLPATDYTQEKVESVQSPWVAKSHRGKAILAPDKNNLGILFVRNSLLDDAEIEFQSAQKLLPNNPVPSLNLLRLYYILDDISDAKKFMEAFLKQNPPLERKKFENFLIEASRDEELVIFRDALSTIPGQELYAWEGLADYFFTKQEWTKSYFYLEKILQQSPYHKNARGLTMKMANILEKWDDVIVFGLSLTGTGERVPELEYYMAHAYYEKRRYSEALEWIQKAPESEKESIVFLELWKACLLSRNPKADVSILLPYFRKLKSKGVQFSEEDFFPTLTPEGKEAMDRNIFGR
- the folP gene encoding dihydropteroate synthase, whose protein sequence is METKHNSLVQNGNPSKILPAKPILFGVLNITSDSFSDGGRYLQEGQALAKAKSLLEEGADVIDIGAQSSNVQAALIPQELEWERMKDLIHELKKEKVLISIDTFRPYVIRKALELGVDYINNIRGFVDQESLELVREFSHLPTKYIAMFSQDHGNKADRSSDLTPKTVLFRVLDFFRERKEALQALGLSEEKIILDPGMGFFLSPDFKVSFSVLSQIDKLLEEFPRLMVSVTKKSFLGNGLGGVPVEEREIPTVIAETYLWMKGVPMLRTHSPLSFLRAIKTWELANTDY